The DNA sequence ACCAGGCCGGCGTTTGATCCGTCCACGCGCCGCACGTGAGGTAGCGGATCGCAAGGGTCTCCGTATCGATGAGGAAAAGATTCTGGTGGCCGTCGGCGCCGAACCGCGTCCGGTCCGAGCTGAACGCGATCTGCTTTCCGTCGGGCGACCACGTCGGATCGAGGTCGGTGTAGAAGTCGTTGGTGAGCCGGCTCAGCACCTTCGTCGTGCGGTCGAACACGTAGAGGTCCATCTGCCCCGAAGGCTTGAGCCCGGCAACGGCGATCTTCGTTCCCTCCCGATTCCAAGCCGGCGACGAGAGGGCGATCAGGTCATCGAGATACTCGCGGACAAGAACCTTCTTGGCCGTCACGTCGTAGACGAAGAGCGCGTCCCGCTCGTTCCACTTCGAGACGAACGCCAGCTCCCCCTTGCGGGAAACATCGATGCGGCTTTGGAAGGGATGGAACGATTCGAATTGCGCCGCGCGCTGCCCGCGCACCACCGAGCGAACGTCCTGCTCGCGCCCGCGCCACGATGCGCTGTAGATGTTCGTGTAGCCGCTGCGCGCGGAGATGAAGAAGTAACGGCATCCGCCGAAGAGCGTCGAATCAGGGACCGCGACCGGTTTCAGATTCACTCCCTGCGAGCCGGCGCGTTCCTCCCCCGCCAGCGCGAGCGTCATCCGGTCCTTCACCTCGGGAAAATACTGCCGCTTCAGACGGTAGATCCAATCGTCGGAGAGCCGGCGCGTCGGGACCCCCGTCACGCGTTGGAGCAGCTTCTCGAAACGGTCGTCCTTGTAGATTTCCGTGTAGAGACGCCTCAGCGCGTCATCCCCGTAGGTCTCGCCGATGTACTGGCAGAGGCTCTGCCCGAGCTTGTAGACCGCGAACGTCCCGTTGTACCGCCACAGGTCCTGGATGCCCGGAAGGCGATCCTCGAGGACCATGTCGCCCACCACCATGGTTCCCTGCGAGTCCCACGAGGTGGACCAGTACTCCGCGAGCCCCTCGGAGAACCAAAGCGGTGGCACGACATAGGAGGCCTTGCGGTGCTTCTTGTACACCTCCTCCAAGATGGAGAGCTGGAAGACGTGCACCAGCTCGTGATGGATCACATGGCGAAATTCGGCGAAGGATCCCGTGTAGGGGAGCACGACGCGACCCTTCGAAAACTCGGTGAACCCCTGCACGCCCTCGGGAAGGGAGTACGGGCTCACGTTCGTCTGCTCGAAATGCTGGTGCGAGGAGTAGACGATGAGCGGGATCGAGCGCGAGACCTCGTGCTGGAACTTGCCTTTCAGATCTTGATAGCTCTCTTCCGCGAGCGTGAGCGCCACGCGGGCAAGCGGCTCTTCCTCCGGATAGTAGAAGATCTCCACGTGATCGCCGCGAAGCGTCAGCCATTGAAATGAGTTGTAATGCACCTTGTTCTTCCCGAACGCGAAGGACTGGGCGTGCGAGAGAGCCGGCGCGAAAGCAGAGGTGGACGCGATCGCGAGGAGACCGACGAGGAGCCTAATCTTCTTCATTCGGGTGCGGCCTCGGAGTAAGACCCGCCCGGCGAGACGACTCGAGGGAGAATGCATCAAGTAGTATACCAGCGCCGCGCGTCCGGACCAAGAAGGTTCGGCCGCCGGAGCGCGCAATTATACGGATATACCGTAGACGGGCTCTCCCGCCACCCACACCCGCCTGACCTTCGCCCGGTGCAGGCTCTGCGGATCCATCCGCAGCAGATCCTGGTCGAATACGACCAAATCCGCCCCCCAACCGGGCTCGATCCGCCCGAGCGGCGTCCGCCAGCCCGCCATCCGATTGGGCTCCTCGAGATGCGCCTTGAGGGCGCGCCCGAGCCCGATCCTCTGCTCGGGGTGAAACGCTTCGGATTCCGGCTCACCGCCCCTCCGGCGGAGCAGCGCCGCCTGTAGGGCGAGGAGCGGTCCGGCGCGATCGTAGGGAGCGTCGGACCCGAAGAGAAGCCGCGCGCCCGCGCGGGACAGCGTCCTCCACGCGTAGGAGCGGCTCGTGCGGGCGCCCCATTTGCGCGCGGCGACCTTGCGGTCGGTGACCTGATGGATGGGCTGAACCGATGCGAGAACGCCAAGTCCCTTGAACCGGGGAATATCCTCTTCCCGTGCGAGTTGAACATGTTCGATCCGGGGCGGGAGCGGAAAGCCGCCGCCTTGAATCGAGGCTTCGATCGCGTCGAGCGCGTTCCGCACCGCCCGGTCTCCGATCGCGTGGATCGCGACGGTGAGGCCGGCCTTCCGGGCGCGTGTGCACCGATCCGCGAGCTCGGCGGGTGAGATGACTTCGGTCCCCGTGCCCGTATTATCGTCGTACTCTTCCTCGAGCAAAGCGGTTCCCGATCCGAGCGTCCCGTCGGCGAAAAACTTCACCGGACCGATCCGCAGGCGGTCGTTTCCCCACCCGCTGCGCAGCTCGAGTTGTTCGGCGCATTCGAGCTTCGCGGCGGGGACCGAGACGAGGAGCCGGAACGGGAGCTGGTCCCGTTCGCTGAGCCGCTGCGCCGCGCTCCAGATGTCCGTGCGGTCGAAGTCGTGCGCGCCCGTGATTCCGAGCGAATGCGCCTTGCGGATCGCGCGCCCGAGCTCCTCGGCCGGATCGCGTTGGCGCTTTACGAAGGGGCTGATCAGGGACACCGCCTGCTCGATCAGGATTCCGGTGAGATCCCCTGTCGGGTCTCGATCGACGGCCCCTCCGGAAGGAGTCGTGGTGCCTGGGCCGATGCCGGCGGCCCGGAGCGCCGCGCCGTTCGCCCACACGGAGTGCCCGTCGGCCGCGTACAGGATGAGCGGGCGCGAGGGGAGCGAGCGGTCCAGAATCGCCAGGCGCTTCAGCTCGCGTGGCCACTCGCGCGGGACCCAGCCTCTGATCGTGACCCACTCCCCCTCCGCTGCCCGCTCCTGCGCGATGCGGACCGCGCGGGCCAGACCCTCGGGCGACTGCTCGGCCAGCCATGCGTCGCTCAAGGCTCGGATCCAGGTCAGGAGGTGGATATGGGAATCGACGAATCCCGGCGTGAGGGTTCCACCGCGCAGGTTCACGGCACGCACATCGCGGCCCGCCCCGCGCCGCAGCGACTCGAGCGGCCCCACGGCTTCGATCCGGTCCCCGCGAACGAGCACCGCCTCGCGGTATCGATCGCGGACCCGCGCTCCGGCCCGGCGCGCGTCGAGGATGCGCCCGCCGTGGAAAAGCCACCCCGCTTCGGCCCTGCGCGCCGGCCTTTTCACCGACGAGCCACCTGATCCGCCACCCAGGCCAGATAGCTCGGCTCCCCCGCCGCGATCTTGAGAACGAGAATTTCCGGGACCCGATCCGGGTGGGACTCGCGGATCAACCGGACCGCATCCCTCGCGCGGGAGGCTGTGGTCTTCCCATAGAGAAGCGCGCCCGCTTCGGCGACTTCGCGGCCCTCCCAGAAATAGAACGCGCGCGCCGGGGCGCTCACCGTGGCGCAGGCGAGCACGCGGCCTCGGACCAGGAGTCGGGCGGCGCGCTCCGCCGCGGCGCGGCGGGGGTAGGCCACGAGGATCAACACGGCGCGCGGGACGCGCCGGGAGGGAGCCGTCCCGGGTCTAGCGGCTCGCGCGCGCCGCGCCTTGGGCATGCGATCGGCCTCCCAGACTCTCTTCGAGGGCGCGCTCGATCCGATCCGCCGTGCGCTCCCATGAAAATTCCTGAATTTTCGATCGCCCGCGCGCGGCGAGCGCCAAGCGCCGGTCGGGGTCGCGCAGGAGCGCGCCGACGGCGCGGGCCAGGGCCCAGCTCCATCTCCAGCGAACCACGCTCGCGGTAACGCCGTCGACGGCGAAGTCCTCCGTTCCGCTCCGGGTGCAGACGAGCGCGGCCCCGCACGCCATCGCCTCGGCTGCCGTGTTGCACCACCCCGCGCGCCGCTCCGCGCTCACGAATAGATCCGCCCCGCCATAGAGATCCGCCAGCTCCCGTTGGCTGGGGTTCAGCACCCACCGATGCGCGATGCGGAGCGGTCGCGGAAGCGAGGGCCTCTCCGCCCCGTCCGGCGGGGCGTCGAAGAGCGTCAGCGTGACCGGCACGCCGGCGGCGGCCGAAGCCCGCTCGACGGCGCGCGCGGCGGCCCACGTTCCCTTTCGCCTTCGTGAGACGCGCCCGTATACGAGGACGTGCGCCGGTTCGCCGGTTCGGGCGGCGCGGCGACCCCCCTCGGGCGGGCGAAAGAAGCCCACGTTCACTCCGCCGGACGCGTCTTCCGCACGGACTCCCCTTCGCGCGAGATAGCGCCGCATGCCCGCCGAGTTCGCGAGCACAAGGTCTGCGGATCGGAGGGCGCGCTCCTCGAACGGCGCGCGCTCCAGCACCGAGTAAAAGACGCGAAGCGCGCCCGGGGCGCGGGAGGCGACGAACAGCTCCGGATCGGGCGACAGCAGGACGTCCCACGCGCCGAACGGGAGCTCGGACAAAGGAAGGATCGCCCCCGAAAACGGAACCCACGGTTGCCCGGATACGCCCTCCGGGATCAGGATCGCGACGTCGTGACCGCGTCGGATCCAGATCTCCCCCAGCTCGAGGAAACGGCGGATGCCCCCGTAGACACCCAGGTGCGGGAGCGCCAACGCCATGTGGAGCGGGTTCATCGGAGCGCGGAGTTTACATTTGCCCTCCGCCGACCGGGTGCACTAAATTGGAATGCTATGGCTCCGAACGGCAAACGCACGTGCGCCGAGTGGCTGAGCTTCGTCTCCTCGCTTCCGGGCGTTCCGGGCCAAGAGGCGGCGGCCGCGCGCGAGTTGATGAAAGCATTCCGCACGGTCGCGGATCGCGTGGAGCGTGACCGCATGGGGAGCGTGTATGCCTGGA is a window from the Candidatus Eisenbacteria bacterium genome containing:
- a CDS encoding divalent-cation tolerance protein CutA, with translation MPKARRARAARPGTAPSRRVPRAVLILVAYPRRAAAERAARLLVRGRVLACATVSAPARAFYFWEGREVAEAGALLYGKTTASRARDAVRLIRESHPDRVPEILVLKIAAGEPSYLAWVADQVARR
- a CDS encoding amidohydrolase, translated to MGGGSGGSSVKRPARRAEAGWLFHGGRILDARRAGARVRDRYREAVLVRGDRIEAVGPLESLRRGAGRDVRAVNLRGGTLTPGFVDSHIHLLTWIRALSDAWLAEQSPEGLARAVRIAQERAAEGEWVTIRGWVPREWPRELKRLAILDRSLPSRPLILYAADGHSVWANGAALRAAGIGPGTTTPSGGAVDRDPTGDLTGILIEQAVSLISPFVKRQRDPAEELGRAIRKAHSLGITGAHDFDRTDIWSAAQRLSERDQLPFRLLVSVPAAKLECAEQLELRSGWGNDRLRIGPVKFFADGTLGSGTALLEEEYDDNTGTGTEVISPAELADRCTRARKAGLTVAIHAIGDRAVRNALDAIEASIQGGGFPLPPRIEHVQLAREEDIPRFKGLGVLASVQPIHQVTDRKVAARKWGARTSRSYAWRTLSRAGARLLFGSDAPYDRAGPLLALQAALLRRRGGEPESEAFHPEQRIGLGRALKAHLEEPNRMAGWRTPLGRIEPGWGADLVVFDQDLLRMDPQSLHRAKVRRVWVAGEPVYGISV
- a CDS encoding glycosyltransferase family 4 protein, translating into MNPLHMALALPHLGVYGGIRRFLELGEIWIRRGHDVAILIPEGVSGQPWVPFSGAILPLSELPFGAWDVLLSPDPELFVASRAPGALRVFYSVLERAPFEERALRSADLVLANSAGMRRYLARRGVRAEDASGGVNVGFFRPPEGGRRAARTGEPAHVLVYGRVSRRRKGTWAAARAVERASAAAGVPVTLTLFDAPPDGAERPSLPRPLRIAHRWVLNPSQRELADLYGGADLFVSAERRAGWCNTAAEAMACGAALVCTRSGTEDFAVDGVTASVVRWRWSWALARAVGALLRDPDRRLALAARGRSKIQEFSWERTADRIERALEESLGGRSHAQGAARASR